Proteins encoded within one genomic window of Gigantopelta aegis isolate Gae_Host chromosome 2, Gae_host_genome, whole genome shotgun sequence:
- the LOC121383599 gene encoding thyrotropin-releasing hormone receptor-like, whose translation MDVTSTVSVMSLNMSDATWSDINSTDPQFQDMLFTSQLDMELRYSPEKVYVDRYVTPIIYAIGFPGNIVSFIVWIQRRMRHSSGCYLAALALDDLIFLVLHVMFEMHTVWHIPTLDVPGLCEIYPVFYIATQYLSPLLVLGFTVERYISICHPFKREKFCTTRRAKIVIAFLATLSLCMSSIQGYFYQYNTNVSECDLRQEVSQGGAINFFVVWNMCIEMFVFLLVPLNVLLLNVLVIREMRKLSRVETHKLHGKQQRTSATTVMLLAVSFYQIVTTLPVTIVYALYFVFPTGEPTVRDSMMLRDPTWRRYFTYMFVQIVIKEYGTTHYAINILIYLITGKMFRNELKKLLCNNACAKLVMKVPKTEYSSLRSTQRTSLRGTSQWVSVNGNTDKDKGNGGAGQETNV comes from the coding sequence ATGGACGTGACGTCAACAGTGAGCGTGATGTCACTCAACATGAGTGACGCAACTTGGAGTGATATCAACTCGACTGACCCTCAGTTTCAAGACATGCTCTTCACGAGTCAGCTAGACATGGAGCTGCGATACTCCCCGGAGAAAGTCTACGTCGACCGCTACGTGACGCCGATCATTTATGCAATAGGTTTCCCCGGAAACATCGTATCCTTCATTGTATGGATTCAGAGGCGCATGCGCCATTCGTCCGGATGTTACCTGGCTGCTCTGGCTTTAGACGATCTTATTTTCCTTGTTCTGCACGTGATGTTCGAAATGCACACGGTGTGGCACATTCCCACGCTGGACGTTCCTGGACTGTGCGAGATCTACCCCGTGTTTTACATTGCTACCCAGTATTTATCTCCCCTCCTGGTGCTCGGCTTCACCGTCGAGCGATACATATCCATCTGCCACCCGTTCAAGAGGGAGAAGTTCTGTACCACCAGACGTGCCAAAATTGTCATTGCCTTCCTAGCGACCCTGTCGCTGTGCATGAGCTCGATCCAGGGCTACTTCTACCAGTACAACACGAACGTGTCGGAGTGTGACCTCAGGCAGGAGGTGAGCCAGGGTGGCGCCATCAACTTCTTCGTGGTGTGGAACATGTGCATCGAGATGTTCGTCTTCCTGTTGGTGCCGCTCAACGTGTTGCTCCTGAACGTCCTCGTGATTCGAGAGATGCGCAAACTCTCCCGGGTCGAGACTCACAAACTACACGGCAAGCAGCAGAGGACGTCGGCGACGACCGTGATGCTGCTGGCCGTCTCCTTCTACCAGATTGTCACCACCCTGCCCGTGACCATCGTGTACGCCTTGTACTTCGTCTTTCCCACGGGCGAGCCCACGGTCAGGGACTCGATGATGCTGCGGGATCCCACGTGGCGGCGCTACTTCACGTACATGTTCGTGCAGATCGTGATAAAGGAGTACGGCACGACCCACTATGCAATCAACATTTTGATTTACCTCATCACGGGCAAGATGTTTCGCAACGAGCTCAAGAAACTGCTATGCAACAACGCGTGCGCCAAGCTGGTGATGAAGGTGCCGAAGACGGAGTACTCGAGTCTGCGCAGTACGCAGCGCACCAGTCTGCGCGGGACGTCGCAGTGGGTGTCGGTCAACGGCAACACCGACAAAGACAAGGGCAACGGCGGCGCCGGGCAGGAAACTAACGTCTGA